A genome region from Gopherus flavomarginatus isolate rGopFla2 chromosome 9, rGopFla2.mat.asm, whole genome shotgun sequence includes the following:
- the LOC127058384 gene encoding uncharacterized protein LOC127058384 translates to MGRLDDHAKKRIVELRKAGLSFRKIKKVLELDNIRVTPQAVYLFLKRKNVELAQSPGASHFQPAGGRGSRRMAINRAGWEDEQLWNLLQENEADQNKQAEPKGSRQPGPRTPALPGRATVSCKEPYLNDNQDCKDGIKIVSVTSLWKDSGQFGKVPTVPMGPSPAAQLSAINSDDCSGTLTSAVGSHPALLPPAMAQQQLNTRGRMFLSPARNPALIVKKKIVDRAIHLQKKVKDASTQTNLLNSACSSGNQNPVLGGQMLAPSPTSHAIAEKLDAVHKQVQKLTHAMHAVLERQCRMERQQEQQQRFQQEVLMALQQLSSTVSHGTMPGNEPCVPFSSMADPSPPVPNFSQFRMELI, encoded by the exons ATGGGCCGCTTGGATGACCATGCCAAGAAGCGGATAGTGGAGCTGCGCAAAGCCGGGCTGAGTTTCCGCAAAATCAAGAAAGTCCTAGAGCTGGACAATATCCGGGTGACCCCGCAAGCTGTCTACCTGTTCCTCAAGCGTAAGAATGTGGAGCTGGCACAGTCTCCAGGAGCCTCCCATTTCCAACCAGCTGGAGGCCGGGGGAGCAGGAGAATGGCCATCAACCGGGCTGGCTGGGAGGATGAGCAGCTCTGGAACTTGCTGCAGGAAAATGAGGCTGATCAGAACAAGCAGGCAGAGCCCAAAGGCAGCAGGCAGCCGGGTCCCAGGACCCCAGCACTCCCCGGAAGAGCCACCGTGAGCTGCAAGGAGCCATACCTCAATGACAACCAAGACTGCAAGGATGGCATCAAAATAGTCAGCGTGACATCACTGTGGAAGGATAGTGGGCAGTTTGGGAAGGTGCCTACAGTGCCCATGGGCccatctccagcagcacagctatcCGCTATTAACA GTGACGACTGCTCTGGGACTCTGACCTCAGCTGTGGGTAGCCACCCGGCTCTGCTCCCACCAGCCATGGCGCAGCAGCAGCTGAACACCAGGGGCAGGATGTTCTTGTCGCCTGCCAGGAATCCAGCCTTAATTGTGAAGAAGAAGATTGTGGACAGGGCCATCCACCTCCAGAAAAAG GTCAAAGATGCCAGCACCCAAACAAACTTGCTTAACTCTGCATGTTCTTCAGGCAATCAGAACCCTGTGTTGGGTGGGCAGATGCTGGCCCCCTCACCTACTTCCCATGCCATTGCCGAGAAGCTGGATGCTGTACACAAACAGGTGCAGAAACTGACACATGCAATGCACGCGGTGCTAGAGAGGCAGTGCCGCATGGAGcgccagcaggagcagcagcagcgttTCCAGCAAGAGGTGCTGATGGCGCTTCAGCAGCTCAGCTCCACCGTGAGCCATGGGACAATGCCAGGAAACGAGCCCTGTGTCCCCTTCAGCAGCATGGCTGATCCCTCGCCCCCTGTGCCAAACTTCAGCCAGTTCAGGATGGAGCTAATCTGA